CCCAGTACCAACTCCGCATTTCATTACCAACTTCTCAGTGGAGTATAAACGCAGTCACTCCAATTTCATCTCGGTTGGGTTAGACTGACATCTTCTGGGGGGCTAAACACTTGGACTAGAAAATCGGGGTGGGGGAAGAACCTGAAAACCCGGTTATGATAAAGGTCTGAACATCTTTTCGGAAACTTTCTTTTTGAGTGATCTTGGGGGTATCAGAACTAGGCCACATTTCTAGATGGACCCGATTACAATATTTATAGGACAAGGATCTTTGCACTGGCTGTGTTTGGAAAAGGCACTTAGAACATTTAACCCGGATTAATAAGGCAGATCAGGATGGGTTTCAACTCTTTCGTGTGGATAAGTGGTGGCTCTTAGAAGAGCCTTTTGGGGGGTTGTCGGGAGCCGGCGGGCTCCGAGGGGGGCGGCTCTAGGCTCTCTCCCCGCGGATGCGGCGCGCCAGCTGGATGTCCTTGGGCATGATGGTGACTCTCTTGGCGTGGATGGCGCACAGATTGGTGTCCTCGAAGAGCCCCACCAGGTAGGCCTCGCTCGCCTCCTGCAGGGCCATGACGGCCGAGCTCTGGAAGCGCAGATCCGTCTTGAAGTCCTGGGCGATCTCCcgcaccaggcgctggaagggcAGTTTGCGGATCAGCAGCTCGGTGGATTTCTGGTAGCGGCGGATTTCCCGCAGCGCCACGGTGCCGGGGCGGTAGCGATGGGGCTTCTTCACCCCACCCGTAGCGGGGGCGCTTTTCCGGGCTGCCTTCGTAGCGAGCTGTTTGCGGGGCGCTTTGCCACCGGTGGATTTACGAGCCGTCTGCTTGGTACGGGCCATCCTCACTGCAGCGCGTCAGCAACCTCTCTCCAGTCCAGCCACAGAGCAATGAGCGCTTCGCCGCTGCTGGGCGCAATTTATAGCCGAACCCTGTCTCCTGATTGGCTAGAAGCAGCCATGCGACCGTTGAGGGGTTTAAAT
This genomic stretch from Malaclemys terrapin pileata isolate rMalTer1 chromosome 20 unlocalized genomic scaffold, rMalTer1.hap1 SUPER_20_unloc_2, whole genome shotgun sequence harbors:
- the LOC128829548 gene encoding histone H3-like — encoded protein: MARTKQTARKSTGGKAPRKQLATKAARKSAPATGGVKKPHRYRPGTVALREIRRYQKSTELLIRKLPFQRLVREIAQDFKTDLRFQSSAVMALQEASEAYLVGLFEDTNLAYSIKMSGRGKGGKGLGKGGAKRHRKVLRDNIQGITKPAIRRLARRGGVKRISGLIYEETRGVLKVFLENVIRDAVTYTEHAKRKTVTAMDVVYALKRQGRTLYGFGG